The Aspergillus flavus chromosome 2, complete sequence region CtcaccttttcttttctctacAAATCATGGCTATAGAGTCGTTTCCCATTCCATCTCTCGACAGACCTTTTGGTGTGCACCTATGGCCTCACTTCAGCAGAGCCTTCGAACTTGTTGCAGGTTACCCTGCTGATGAATTCAAGTTTGTTGTGGGGACCACTCCTATGTCAACGCTTAGGGAGACATCGATCTTTGTGGCTGTTTATTACACAATCATCTTTGGGGGCCGTGAAGTGATGCGGAACCGAGCCCCGTTCAAACTAAGGTCGCTGTTTCTGGTCCACAACTTCTACCTCACGGCTATCAGTGCCATTCTGCTCGCGCTTTATATAGAGGAGCTCGTTCCTACCGTCTTTCGAAGAGGCATTTTCTACGCCATATGTCATCGGGACGGTGGCTGGACGAACCGCCTAGTTGTTCTATACTACGTAGGTGAAGCATTTACACCAATATTGCATAGACCAGATGCTAAGACTTCGTCAGTTGACATACTTAACTAAATACCTCGAGCTTCTTGATACCATATTCTTGTTTCTCAAGAAAAAGCCACTGACATTCCTCCACTGCTACCACCATGGAGCGACAGCCGTTCTGTGCTACACACAGCTGATCGGTAACACAGCTGTTTCATGGGTCCCCATCACGCTGAACTTGCTAGTTCATGTTGTTATGTACTGGTACTACTTCCAAAGTGCTCGTGGCATCCGCATTTGGTGGAAGGAGTGGGTGACCCGTCTTCAAATCATACAGTTTGTCATCGACTTGGGCTTCGTATATTTTGCCTCTTACACCTACTTTACCTCGGAATATTTTCCCTGGATGCCGAACGCCGGCCACTGCGCGGGAGAGGAGTTCGCCGCGTTTGCGGGTATTATCGTGATCAGCTCCTACCTtgctctcttcatcctgttcTACTTTGCCACATACaacaaggatggcaagccTCCCAGTACCCGCCGAACTCTCCGACGCATGTCCCAAGCAGAGGTAAACCCCAAAGCTACGGGCAGCAAGACCGGCAATGCCTCGGTTCGGGCTCGGAAAGTTCCAGCGTAAGACGATTTTTGCACAGTAATGCCAGGCAATATGACATAGTCAAGGTGGCGTTGATGTTCTGAGACTAAGGGAATTAAAGGGATCTTGATGAACTTAGTATCGAGTCCAACATGAGTCATGTATAATAGGGTATAGGGTAGGATGTTGTAGTAATGTGTAACATAATACAAGTATAAAAAGCATACTAGGAACCGGATTCAGGAGTAAGATGGTAATCATGGGTGATTATCAGATGAGCCAGATAGATTGTACCTGAGCTACTGCGTATCAATTTGACATGCTGCAGCTCAATCCAATGGTCTTCCATACTCTGATGAAGCCGCAATGATAGTGGAAAGTGATGTGATAGAGACTAGACTGGAAAAGGCAGAATATCCCCGGGTCGAGAGTTATTCCGCCTCTCCAAGCCCCGCAAGGCCCCACGTGACGAGTTGAAAGCCAGTTTTCGCCTCTCCAAAGCCGCGGTTGGCACCCGAAGCACTAGCAGCTTCCTTAGTGGCAGTTCCGATAACTAAGAGCTGCCTGGTGACTGAAACCTACCCCATCAGTCTCGCCGCAAACTCTTTCCCCTGTCTTACCTCACATGAATCGATGAATACTCAGTCGGCACTCCCTCGCAGGATGTACAGTTGTGCTTTTTTACCCCAGTAGTACCATCAACCTTTCTCGTCATTTGACCCATCTTGCTTGAGCCACTAAACTATGGAGTCAATCCCGGGCTACTCAGCCTCCCCAGGCAGACCGCGATCTTCCGATAACGCTTCTACCAGACACGAAGGAGCGTCAAGACCCGACACATCTACCTCTCCAACGATAGAATCAATGGAGGATAACGAGACTGTCTTTCTCAATAAGCCTTCGTCAAGTGAAGGCAACGTCTCCGGCGCAGCGCCGATTCAGACTTCCCACCCCGTCGATACATCAAATGACGAACCACGTAAATGTTGGATTTGCTACACTGACGAGACCGAAGACTCCCCTCTAAATACAGAATGGCGCTCCCCTTGTCCATGTGCCTTGACGGCTCACGAAGCGTGCCTACTAGATTGGCTTGCCGACTTAGAAAATCCCCGATCTCGGAAACGAAACGGCCGCAACGCAAAGATGATGTGCCCCCAGTGTAAATCCGAGATTGTCGTCTCGCGCCCACGCAGCTATATTGTCGATACGGTTCGGATGTTGGAGCGGGTTGCTGGCCGGCTGGTTCTTCCCGGGATGGTGTTCACGCTCGCGGGCACTGTCTGGGCCGGATGCTGTGCGCACGGCGTATATTCGATGTATTTTGTGTTCGGTCCGGAGGATGCCCGGCAACTCCTGGAAGAAAGCGCAGATGGACCATGGAACTCGAGTCTCAATCTTGGGCTGCCGCTCATCCCATTGGTGTTAATCTTCTCGCGGACTCGTTATGCGGAAGGTCTGCTTCCAGCTATCCCAGTACTGTTCTTCGCCACACATAACCCCGGTCATGATCCCGATTTCGATCTTTGGCCACCCAGCGCCGCGATGACGTTTGCGGCTCTCCCGTATGTCAAAAGCTTCTATAGCACCATTTACGAAAGGCTCTTTGGCAAGTTGGAAAGGAGATGGATCGCGGAGGTGCAGCCCCGGCAATCGGATGTCAACGAGTTCGACGACAATGCGCCGCCCGAACACCCGGAGGCCGACCCTCCTAgggatgatggagatggccATATCCTAATGGAAATTGATTTGGAATTACAAGTGGGAATGGGCGACAACGGGGCCGGTGATCAAGGCCAAAACCAGGGCGCTGCTCAGAATGGGCAGATGGGACTGGGCCGACGAGACGACCTGATCCACGAAACGAGCAACCTGGCTGATATCATCCTCGGGGCTCTCGCGTTTCCGGCGATATCCGCTTCGATGGGCGGGCTACTCAAGTACGTCCTACCGAAGGCATGGACGGCTGCTCCGTCCGCGTTGGAGCGTAGCCGGCCAGGACTTCTACAGACACGATGGGGGCGAAGTGTGGTCGGCGGCTGTGCCTTTGTTCTGCTCAAAGATGCATTGGTTCTGTACTGCAGATGGAAGCTGGCGCAAACCCACCGGCGACGGAGGGTGCTGAACTACGacaaagccaagaagcagGTGGTGGGTAAACGGTGACAACAGTCTGTCTTTCGGTAGCAGCGCTACTCTTCTTATGATACTCAATGTGACGATGCATGGCAAGGGCGTTTTGCATGGGATTTGGATGAATACTGATACACTCTTTATCTGCATATTggctcttctctttcctccattCTCATGTTCTATACAAAATGCCACATATATTCAATTGGGGAATGACTGTCTTTCCCCAAACTTCCAGCCAGACCAAACCATGCGAGTCCAATAATAAAAGCATCAACATCCACAATCATAAGGAACCCCAAAGATATCACCCCTTCACAATACCCACAACATCCGCCAAAGAATCCACCACATAATCGGGCCCCAACCCCTCACAAGCCTCCCGATCCCCATACCCATATCGACACCAACACACCCTCCCCCCAATATTCCTCGCAAACTGAATATCCGCCACCGTATCCCCAACCACCAAGACACCCTCGTCCGCGACCACGTTTATTCCAAACCTCTCCCCCAGAACGGGAACAAGCACATCCACAAAACTCGCCGGATCCGGCTTCCGCTGCGCCCCAGGCGTCTTATCCCCGATAATCAGCTCCTCGGGCACATACCCAGCCAATCCGTTCCTTTCCAACGCCGTCTTCACCGCCGCCACGCCCTTATTACTGACAATAGCGATGGGCACATGATGGGCCTTGAGTTCTGTCAAGAGCTCCTGGGCACCGGGGAAGGCTTTGATGAGGAGTTGGCCGTGGGTGGCGTAGAGGGCGCGGTATTTGTCGATCCAGTGGTTTTCTTGGGCTGTGAATGTTGCGGGGTCCGGGTGGAGGGCGCGGAAGGTGTCGGCGAGGCCGGCGCCGCTGGCGATGAGACGGTGGATTTCGGGCTGGGGAGGAGCgtgggtggggaggagggCGTCGAAGGTCAATTTGATGGTTTGGGAGATGGATTCGTGGGTGTCGAAGAGGGTGCCGTCGAAGTCGAAGATGGCGAGGGTTGTAGGCATTTTGAATAAATTCTTTTCaatgatttttctttccaaggatgGAGGGGAATTGGTTGTGTGGAGgggttgttttgtttctttataGTCAATCTCAGTTGATTGTTATGTTATGTTACAGTACATGGGAGATCTATTTCTAGGGTTCAGGTTAAGCATGATTTATGGGTTCGGGTGGGGAAGTGAATTCGGGAGGGGCCGTGGAGTTTTTACTTTAGATAAATTAAGGACGAGGGGTTTGGGTTACGTGGCGGTGGCCCATTCTTgcatatactatactattactatacTGTTGATGTCGTATTGAGTTACTAGTGCTTATTTGTCTCGTGTATTTTTATTTGGCTGTGTACATGGTCTGTACATATGGCTAGGTTGAATCTTATGCAGTCCTTCTGGATGGTAAATGGTAGGGCTGATCGACCTCTTTCTAGGCATGTAACGAGGAAGCAAGGGGATTTCCCAGTGGTATTTCTGGGTTGTTAGCAGTGGCCGTGAGAAAGGTCgtactgtacggagtaccagTTATTGTTTTGTAGCAGTCACGATTAATTTCCACTCCAGCGTCAGAGAGAGTGCAGTACATGTTGAGTACTAGCCCGAGCTAAGTTGTAGACCataatactccgtacggagtacagtgTCCCAAAATAGTCTACTACCGATAACATGGACTACTGTGTCCAGGGAAAGTCTGGATCAATTTCCACATGAGAGGAAAATATTTACATTCATGCTATGAAGCTAGatctctataaataaacGAAATCTTGACAATCTGAGTAATATTATCAAATCGAGTATGCTATGTGAAGCCGTCTCACATTTAGGTTTAGGGCTTGACGGGGCCTTGAGACGAGATGCCACTTGGAAAGAATCAAGGATATCCTACAGGAGTTCTATTACTACGCTAAACAGAGTAGCCGACTGACGCTAATTAATGTCTTTCCGTCTCAGCTAATATATGTAATTGTAATTGGTTCAGTCCGACCTGTAAGATAAATACAACAACCATGTGATACATGCAGCAGCAACGAAGTATAAATACCAAAGTAcaacctcatcatcaccaaccACGCTGTATAACAAACACCCTCTACACAGCACCTCAACCCCccaaaagacaagaagatacaagaaaagcaacaaaaTGCTCCAACCCGCCCCAATCCACACCCTCCCCCCAACCGACCCAACCCTAACCACCCACATCCCAACCTTCCTctccccaaccaccacccccCAAAAAATGCAATCCACCATCCACGCCCTCACCACCGAACTAATCACCACCGCCAAAACCCACGACCCAAATCTCACCAACCCAACCATGATCCCCATCCTCCGCGGCGCCCTCCCCATGTACGTTGCCGCGGCTCCCCTCTTCCCAACCACGACCTGCATCCTAGCCCGCTGCAGCAAGAAAAAGGGCACGAAGGAAGTGGTGGTCGAGTGGCCGGGTCGAAGGCCGTTTCCGCCGGCGGAAGATGAGGGCAAGATAGTGGTGTTGGATACGTTGGTTGCGACGGGGGATACGGTGGTTCGGGTCTGTGAGGAGCTTTGGGAGATGAGTTCTGGGACTGGTGGTGCAAGGAGGGAGAGGTCGGTGGTTGTGTTGTGTTGTTATGCGGCGCCGGAGGCGTTAGAGAGGATTGCTGCGTGTCCGGTGGTGGAGTATGTGGTTGTTGCGATGAGGGCGGAGAGGTGCGATGAGCATGGGTATTTGGTGCCGTATACTCATGGCGATATTGGGGATAAGATTTACGGGGCTGCGTGGAAGGGGAAgcaggaggtggtggtggcggagggggaggaTGTGGATTGTGTGCTTTCCGGGGTGGAGGGTTTGTTGGTTAGGAATGGGGGATTGTGGGAGTTGACGGGGGATGGCTTGGGTATTGAACGCGAGATTCGGTTTCCTTCGTTTAAGAAGGCTTGGGTGAGTTTGTTCTGTGTTTCTTGACTTGTGGTTACTTTGCTAACTGGTTTGAAGGCTTTTATGCAGCTGGTTGCTGATGCGGCGGCCAAGTATCGTCATCATCCGGAGTGGACGAATGTACGTTGTCTTGAGTTTCTGTTTGATATCGTTGTATTTTACTGACATCTATATGCAGGTCTATAATAAGGTCTCTATACGCTGGACCACGCATCAACCGAAAGGTTTGACCGAGTTGGACGTGAAGCTGGCCCAGCTCTGTGATAGTTACTGTGAAACGTAAAGCTGGTGCATGCCGATATACCTCAATCAAGTCTATTACTATATCACTCTCTATACCTTTTTCCCAGCGGCAAACCCGGCCAGGACTACTCTCGCCGCCACAAAGAAGAATACACTTCCCACCATCATGGCGCCCGCAAACACCTGCAAGCCCCAATAGGTCCCGTTCTGTCGACTCAAGATCGCCCCAGCAATGGGACTCCCCGTGAGCGAAGCGATACTGATACAAGTGAACAGAACGCCCTGACGAACCCCAGTCTTGGTCACGTCGGGAGAGATCTGGCTCAGAAGGGCAGGTACCATGCCGACGAACGCCCCCGAGGCAAATCCATACAGCAAGCTGAAGACGATGTAGATGGCTGCACTGCCGGGGGCAAGAAGGGTACCGGGAAGCCATAAGACCAGCAAAACCACGGCGGACAGGGCACACATGGCAATCATGACATTGAATCGGCCCAGTTTGTCCCCAAGATAACCAGGCAGGATTCGACCCGGAAGGCTACGCAAGTTAATCAAGCTTCCTCGTAAAAGCAATAAAAATATGAAACTTACCTTGCAGCATTGAGGATAGTCAACAAGTACCCAGCCAATTCACGATCCACGCCATCCTCCTGCGCCTCCACAATAACATAGTTGATGGGGACAAACATGGCGAAAAACCCACAACAGGCAGCCAGCATGAGCAGAATAAACGGCACCTCCGAAAAGGGGCCAATGTAATCCGTAAGCTTGACAGGTCGTGGGACGGGCGCAATTCTCGACCGGACGGTCAGGTTGGCAATGATCAGCATGGCCAGGACCATGAACCCCGAGATACGCAGGGACCATCCAAATCCGATCCGCGGCAGGAGTCGAGACAGCATCGTTGGAAACACGACCCCACCGAGTGAGGAGCCGCTAGACACAATCCCAAAGGCCAGGGCCCGCCGCTTATCGAACCAGGTCGCTGTGCAGGAGAGCGCGGGGTAGAAGACAAAACTGGCGCCAAGCGGGCTGCAGATACCCTGAGCTAGAATGAACTGATAATACTCCTTCGAGATGGAGGTCATCATGAGACCGAAGACATGCAGAAACGTCCCAATGAGGAGGAGCCATTTGGGGCCATAATTATCGAAAACCTGAAGAATTGATTAATCGAACCACCCGAGCGCAATTAGGGCTTATGGAGGGTCATACCCTTCCAATGACAAGTCCCGCTGCAAAGAGAATAAACGGTTCCAGAGACAAGATCCACGAGATGCTGGACGCCGAATAAGTCCGCAATTGATGGACCTGGTAATAATCTTGGAAGATTCCAATGGCTATCACCTGTCAGAGTGAAGCCGCCACCGGAGAGAAAATCAGGATAGGATCATTCGTACCGTTCACCCAGCCAAAACCACAAAAGAGACAGCACCATGCCCCGGCCACGACTGTCCAGGCGCGGAAGCCGTGATCCACATGCCTTGTTGTATCCTCCGGAGTTTCAGTGCCAGTGGCAGCCACCGTGCCTTTCAGCTCCGCAGTAGGATTGGTCGCCATGGATGGACGCTTGATTGGTCTTCTTCGAACAACTGTACTGCGAGTTGAAAGACACACAcgcagaaaagaaacaaatttCGAACTTTAGGTTTCCGTATTCAGTCATGAGTTTTCACCACGGCGGCTGAAAGGTATGTGAGCCTCGTGTGCGGAAGCAAGGGCGTAaaatttttcttccttcatttGTTTCCTTGATGGCTTGCCCCTACCGCGTGTGAGAGCCAGTCGGAGTTAAGGTTAATTGTTAGCCCCCATGAACCAAGCCTTAATACATGCGGACTATAGGGGGATCATTGATCATCCCCGACCAGAGTTACATCGCGTGGGTCCAGGCCCTGCCTGTTCACTCGTCCAGAGATAGGGGAGCACGGCAGATACGAGGCCGTGCTTTAGCTTAACTGCACCTTGAATACTTACCCCCGAGGTGGATTGAAAACTAATAAAATACACGCTACTGCTTACCGAAATTAGACATTGCTCTCTCCTTCCTGATCCTGCTCGAATATTACCTAATGGTGTGGAGGAGGCTCGATTCCCGTGGATTCCAATGTAAGGGTCCTGCAACTCGGATTACGCCGAGAAGGCCCCACAGCCAATCGGGTGGAGTTGCAGATCCTTAGAGATTAGCCCTAGTTATGTATATCCTCTGATTGACTCGTATGATCATTGATTCCAGGGagcagaaaagagagaagtaGACCCAGAGTGAGACACGCATTATTGAAATGACATAAGCCGAGAGCACCATAACTACCACATGAGTCTAGTATATCTAAACGGCAAACGATCAGCATAGCAAATGTGGCCAACAAACTACCAAAGTACAATAAAGAATCTATGAGACTAACAATAATGTCCAGCAATCACCGTATATCTCTGCAAGGAGGCTGCGATTGGGTTCCATTTGCACAAACTTAATAAGAATGCtatactaaaaatatctCATAAATCACCGCAAGGTCTGGGGAAGACCGGGGTACATTCTGAAGGCCTGGAACAGTATAGTCCATATACCTCCGTATCTCTCTACGCAGAGAGAATTAGTTGTATATTTTCACAAGGCTAGAGTCTGACAGGCAGCTTACGGTGTCTCACCAGCGAGAATCATGAGATCCTATCATTCAAAAGGCTTTCTCGGACATGCAGGAGATCCAGGCGTGCCACGCTACTGCAAAGTCGGCAAGAGCATGCGCTTGAGTTGCGGAGGCGCTGACGAAACCCTGAAATTCCCTAGGCCCGGTTTGAAACTGTGACGCATATCGATGATTAAGAACGTATTGTAATCGGTATCGAGCAGGGCACTGTACGGACTTTCTTATAAAAGGCAGCCATTAGACGCGTCGACCATGGTAGGGATGCGGAACGTGACTCTGTGAACGTCGACATAATGGAATCGCTTTTTACTGCCGTCCAAACCCTTATTCGTGAGACGCTCAAGGCTCCACGTCCTAAACCAACTCACTCCGATGGCAGGCAATCACCGAACAAACAGCCACACTTAACCTCCATCTCAGAAATACACCTAACTCCCTTCGAAGAGCTTCCTCCTGCCTACGAGCCTTCAACATGGTGGTTAGACGGCTACTGTCCTGCACATCCCCACTTCGACAACGCTGATAGAATCCGACTCCGGACGAAGGAAGTTAAGCGTCCCCTACTTCAGTACATTTTAGAAGGATGTCGAGTCCTTCTGGAACGAGCGGACAAGAAGTCCCTTCAACTCTCCTTCGATCAACACGAGACGCTGTGGAGGGCCGCCATCTCCGTCCATAAGTTTGGCGTTCTATATCTAGCCACTCGCTCAGAGTGTCGTGAAGAGTTCCTCCCAGCCGTGGAATCCAACTTAGACCTCTTCAATGAGATGGtcaccttcctctcccaCGATAACAATGCCATCCGTGCCATCAACTACGGTGTCCACCGCCTTGTCAACAGCAACACTTTCACAGTCGACTACCAGACCAAACTCGTCCCCCCAACCGCCATATCATCGATTGGCCCCAACCACATTGCCGTTCGAGAAAAGGATTTCGAAGGTGATAGTACCGCCATGCTGGACAATTCGTCCGCAATCTGGGACCTCCATGACTTCGCCCACCTTACCGCTGCTTCTGTATGCCCCGAGCTATACGGCTCTAAATACTTTACACACCTGATCAATCTCCCATCCAAGTTGACGGCTCTGATACGAAGCCCTAAAATGAAGACGACGGATCCTACGCCCCGCTTTTCAGATGGGGTTGTCTTCAGCGAGCTTCTCACGGTTCTATTCACATCTGAAATTGAGGCCGTACAAAGAGCGGAGAAAACACATACCTATGTCTCTCTGGTTGATACTTTGGCTGAAGACGTGGCAGATTACCTTATGGGTAAACGTGAGCTTCAACATCTGACGACAGGCGTTATGCTAAAGGCAAAGAAGCCCATTAGCGCTGTTCAACTGGCGACCTTGGTACAGAACAAGGCGTATGAGCTGACCGCCAGCGAGATAGAACAGCGAGTGATGACGAGAGGAGGTCCTGCCGGGGATTCCAGAGACGTACTCGATGACCGCAGCCCGCTCGAGAGAATCAGATTCCTTGCTCACTGTCGAAGGTGGCTCTACTTCGAAGTGAGGAATACAACCAAACACCGAGCCCACAAATTGGCTTACAGGAAGGTAGCCGAGCGTATGCTTGAACAGGGTGATGATGGTTCCATTACCAACAATGATCGTGTTCTGTTGGAACGGGTTGTAGACCATATTCGCTATGAGGGTTGGGAGAGCAACGGCGTTGTGAATCTTTGGCAGGCGATTATCGATATGAATATGGAATCTCAGGCCGCTACGTTGTAAATATGATAGGATCATGGTTATTTCCTAGAATGCAAATTAGCCATACTCTCTCCTACTACGTGTTGTATAGACTTGGGAAATGATGCAAACTGTATGAAACATAAGTAAGCTGTAATAAGTGTTACATACATATCCAAACATAACCAACACTGTCATACGTCCAAACTACTTACAAATGGCGAGAAATATCGATCGCTGGCAGTGTAAGATGATTTCTATATAGGATACAGCAAGAATAGACTCACTACATCACAAGAGGCATAGGTGGTAAGTTGAATGAGCGTTCTATCCCTAACATACGCAAGGACATACAGTAGTTTGGCAGTCCCAGATTCCCCCGTTCAAGCCAGATTTGATCTGTACAGCTTACGCACCTATATATGAAGATGCATAGTTATGCTTAGCTACCAGCAGTATGTCCACATGGTATGTTTGAATAGTAAAATCTGGTCTTCTGTTAATAACCTCTGATATGAATACTTATATAGCTACCAACATCTGACCTAATAGACTATAATGCGAGTCGCACCCGATCGTTCCACGACAGCGAGCAGCCTATTGCAATTCCCGCAATAATGTTCATAATCTTTACAGTTTGGCAAGAGGCAGGGTAAAAGAGCAGCAAATGGGCCCAGGCAAAGACAGCATAGACACGACCAACAACTGCAGGAAGGTGTtattatacatacatactaccaAATGGAAAAACGTAGGGGTGATATACGTAGCTCGCGCCCCAGTAGTCAAATTCACCCGAGTCGTTGTCCGTGCATGGCAATTTGGGCAATCGATTATAGCAGGGTATGTTGATAAGGCGATCAAAGGTATTACTTGCGGAGACACTCCTGTTAAGGGAATTTGTGATGAGACTGACTGAATCGGAGGTGGTGACGTTGGGGCTGGGTTTTCTTTCATACTGATATATTGTGAGCTTGTAAGCGGGTTTAG contains the following coding sequences:
- a CDS encoding LITAF-like zinc ribbon domain-containing protein, with product MAEKPSILEADKDRDRQTGAAPAGRANDGNDNMKENPAPTSPPPIQSVSSQIPLTGVSPQVIPLIALSTYPAIIDCPNCHARTTTRVNLTTGARATCWSCLCCLCLGPFAALLPCLLPNCKDYEHYCGNCNRLLAVVERSGATRIIVY
- a CDS encoding putative pterin-4-alpha-carbinolamine dehydratase (unnamed protein product), coding for MLQPAPIHTLPPTDPTLTTHIPTFLSPTTTPQKMQSTIHALTTELITTAKTHDPNLTNPTMIPILRGALPMYVAAAPLFPTTTCILARCSKKKGTKEVVVEWPGRRPFPPAEDEGKIVVLDTLVATGDTVVRVCEELWEMSSGTGGARRERSVVVLCCYAAPEALERIAACPVVEYVVVAMRAERCDEHGYLVPYTHGDIGDKIYGAAWKGKQEVVVAEGEDVDCVLSGVEGLLVRNGGLWELTGDGLGIEREIRFPSFKKAWAFMQLVADAAAKYRHHPEWTNVYNKVSIRWTTHQPKGLTELDVKLAQLCDSYCET
- a CDS encoding putative elongation of fatty acids protein, whose protein sequence is MAIESFPIPSLDRPFGVHLWPHFSRAFELVAGYPADEFKFVVGTTPMSTLRETSIFVAVYYTIIFGGREVMRNRAPFKLRSLFLVHNFYLTAISAILLALYIEELVPTVFRRGIFYAICHRDGGWTNRLVVLYYLTYLTKYLELLDTIFLFLKKKPLTFLHCYHHGATAVLCYTQLIGNTAVSWVPITLNLLVHVVMYWYYFQSARGIRIWWKEWVTRLQIIQFVIDLGFVYFASYTYFTSEYFPWMPNAGHCAGEEFAAFAGIIVISSYLALFILFYFATYNKDGKPPSTRRTLRRMSQAEVNPKATGSKTGNASVRARKVPA
- a CDS encoding putative phosphoglycolate phosphatase, translated to MPTTLAIFDFDGTLFDTHESISQTIKLTFDALLPTHAPPQPEIHRLIASGAGLADTFRALHPDPATFTAQENHWIDKYRALYATHGQLLIKAFPGAQELLTELKAHHVPIAIVSNKGVAAVKTALERNGLAGYVPEELIIGDKTPGAQRKPDPASFVDVLVPVLGERFGINVVADEGVLVVGDTVADIQFARNIGGRVCWCRYGYGDREACEGLGPDYVVDSLADVVGIVKG
- a CDS encoding RING finger domain protein, with the protein product MESIPGYSASPGRPRSSDNASTRHEGASRPDTSTSPTIESMEDNETVFLNKPSSSEGNVSGAAPIQTSHPVDTSNDEPRKCWICYTDETEDSPLNTEWRSPCPCALTAHEACLLDWLADLENPRSRKRNGRNAKMMCPQCKSEIVVSRPRSYIVDTVRMLERVAGRLVLPGMVFTLAGTVWAGCCAHGVYSMYFVFGPEDARQLLEESADGPWNSSLNLGLPLIPLVLIFSRTRYAEGLLPAIPVLFFATHNPGHDPDFDLWPPSAAMTFAALPYVKSFYSTIYERLFGKLERRWIAEVQPRQSDVNEFDDNAPPEHPEADPPRDDGDGHILMEIDLELQVGMGDNGAGDQGQNQGAAQNGQMGLGRRDDLIHETSNLADIILGALAFPAISASMGGLLKYVLPKAWTAAPSALERSRPGLLQTRWGRSVVGGCAFVLLKDALVLYCRWKLAQTHRRRRVLNYDKAKKQVVGKR
- a CDS encoding putative MFS monocarboxylate transporter (unnamed protein product), with amino-acid sequence MATNPTAELKGTVAATGTETPEDTTRHVDHGFRAWTVVAGAWCCLFCGFGWVNAIGIFQDYYQVHQLRTYSASSISWILSLEPFILFAAGLVIGRVFDNYGPKWLLLIGTFLHVFGLMMTSISKEYYQFILAQGICSPLGASFVFYPALSCTATWFDKRRALAFGIVSSGSSLGGVVFPTMLSRLLPRIGFGWSLRISGFMVLAMLIIANLTVRSRIAPVPRPVKLTDYIGPFSEVPFILLMLAACCGFFAMFVPINYVIVEAQEDGVDRELAGYLLTILNAASLPGRILPGYLGDKLGRFNVMIAMCALSAVVLLVLWLPGTLLAPGSAAIYIVFSLLYGFASGAFVGMVPALLSQISPDVTKTGVRQGVLFTCISIASLTGSPIAGAILSRQNGTYWGLQVFAGAMMVGSVFFFVAARVVLAGFAAGKKV